A window of Cyanobacteriota bacterium contains these coding sequences:
- a CDS encoding chemotaxis protein: MNIPDNLTPSSTLADLPLHECKVDSDTLGEVVAAHFEQQPTLPGVIVVNRSQLLGVISWQSFQRRMMKPFALEIFLKRPLKIFFGLDEQSEPQDFLQLNYTEKVIDAVPIALSRPVDRLYDPILVVFQNENLPDVKAYFLLDCQTLMTAQSQILTVANQQIRDQQRELKRYLSKLESERQKVKDYAQKLEKQQSIIQERNQLLEAQQKELVQRSEEVAGLNQRFVQIGQLLSMEGKKAFQATFAGVNAICRSTSQIVSVGQSLSEELNTLHEASQLVAKVSQQVRYLAVKAGIGASRSSQEISGFSTITTEISNLVSQTFEAGRQMDRVASRFKLRIQELTDAAQSGTATARSLVSKIQQAEIALAELESLVYQQDRTGVDGADADSGQPGERASDPWISTADTEALIQRITRAETMLSELKEMVHRTDNKSIVTKIQHTLDLHQQSAS; this comes from the coding sequence ATGAATATACCCGACAATCTCACGCCTAGCTCTACCCTAGCGGATCTACCACTGCACGAATGTAAAGTTGATTCAGACACTCTTGGTGAGGTTGTGGCTGCTCACTTTGAACAGCAGCCAACTTTACCAGGGGTAATTGTTGTTAATCGATCGCAACTACTGGGGGTTATCTCATGGCAGAGCTTTCAGCGCCGCATGATGAAACCCTTTGCCTTGGAAATTTTTCTGAAGCGTCCCCTGAAGATTTTCTTTGGGCTAGATGAACAGTCAGAACCCCAAGATTTCCTCCAGCTTAACTATACTGAAAAAGTTATTGATGCAGTTCCAATTGCGCTGAGCAGGCCTGTTGATCGTCTGTATGATCCAATTCTAGTAGTGTTTCAGAATGAAAACCTGCCAGATGTAAAGGCGTATTTCTTGCTAGATTGCCAAACCCTCATGACGGCTCAGTCCCAAATTTTGACGGTAGCTAACCAGCAAATTCGGGATCAGCAGCGTGAATTGAAACGTTACCTCTCTAAGCTAGAGTCAGAACGGCAAAAAGTTAAAGACTATGCCCAAAAGCTAGAAAAGCAACAGAGCATTATCCAGGAACGGAATCAGTTGCTGGAGGCTCAGCAAAAGGAGTTGGTGCAGCGGTCAGAAGAAGTAGCTGGGCTGAATCAACGCTTTGTTCAGATTGGCCAACTCTTGTCAATGGAAGGTAAAAAAGCCTTTCAAGCCACCTTCGCGGGTGTTAATGCAATCTGTCGTAGCACTAGCCAAATCGTAAGCGTAGGACAGTCCCTAAGTGAAGAACTCAACACACTGCACGAAGCATCTCAACTAGTTGCTAAAGTTAGCCAACAAGTTCGCTATTTGGCAGTGAAGGCAGGCATTGGTGCTAGCCGCTCCAGTCAGGAAATTAGCGGTTTCAGCACTATTACGACAGAGATTAGCAACTTGGTGAGCCAAACCTTTGAGGCGGGGCGGCAAATGGATCGGGTTGCTAGTCGGTTCAAACTGCGAATTCAAGAGTTAACCGATGCAGCCCAGTCAGGTACAGCTACTGCTCGATCGTTAGTGTCTAAAATCCAACAGGCAGAAATTGCCCTTGCTGAGTTGGAGTCATTAGTTTATCAGCAGGATAGGACTGGGGTTGATGGTGCTGATGCTGACTCTGGTCAACCTGGTGAACGAGCAAGTGACCCGTGGATAAGCACAGCAGATACAGAGGCCCTCATTCAGCGAATTACTCGCGCAGAGACAATGTTGTCTGAGCTGAAGGAAATGGTGCACCGCACTGACAATAAGAGTATTGTGACGAAAATTCAGCATACACTAGATTTACACCAGCAGTCTGCTAGCTAA
- a CDS encoding aldose epimerase has protein sequence MFSVTNESRQYETYILSDQAAQSVIEVVPERGGIVTRWQVQNHTIFYMDEERFTHPELTVRGGIPILFPICGNLPNDTYTYGSASYTLKQHGFARNLPWQVIRQHNDSAASLTVSLASTAETLASYPFEFLVEFTYELQGTTLTINQRYTNCSSSPMPFSAGLHPYFWVGDKTGLQVNLPATQFYDQASKTQGEFTGTFDFDQPEIDAAFRPLTGSSATVTDLARQLTLTLTWAEHFTTLVFWTVKGKDFYCLEPWTAPRNAMVTGDDLLHLPAGESLDTSVRLTVTLGVQ, from the coding sequence ATGTTTTCAGTTACTAACGAGTCTCGCCAGTACGAGACCTATATTCTCAGCGACCAGGCTGCCCAATCGGTAATTGAAGTTGTGCCCGAACGCGGCGGCATTGTCACCCGCTGGCAAGTTCAAAATCACACGATTTTCTACATGGACGAAGAGCGGTTTACCCATCCAGAACTGACGGTGCGTGGTGGTATTCCAATTCTGTTTCCCATCTGTGGTAATTTGCCCAACGATACCTACACCTATGGCTCTGCAAGCTATACCCTAAAGCAGCATGGGTTCGCCCGCAACTTACCTTGGCAGGTTATACGCCAACATAATGACTCTGCGGCGAGCTTAACAGTATCTCTTGCTAGCACAGCCGAAACTCTAGCCAGTTACCCCTTCGAGTTTCTAGTGGAATTTACCTACGAGTTGCAAGGCACCACATTAACCATCAACCAGCGATACACCAACTGCTCCTCCAGCCCTATGCCCTTTTCTGCTGGCTTGCATCCCTACTTTTGGGTAGGCGATAAAACTGGCCTGCAAGTCAATCTGCCAGCAACCCAGTTTTATGATCAAGCTAGCAAAACCCAGGGGGAATTTACGGGCACATTTGATTTTGACCAGCCAGAAATTGACGCTGCCTTTCGACCATTGACAGGCTCATCGGCCACAGTTACTGATTTGGCACGCCAACTTACCTTGACGCTGACTTGGGCTGAACACTTTACCACGTTGGTGTTTTGGACTGTAAAGGGCAAGGATTTCTATTGTCTAGAACCTTGGACAGCTCCCCGCAATGCAATGGTTACTGGCGATGACTTGCTGCATTTACCTGCTGGCGAGTCGCTAGACACCAGTGTGCGTCTGACTGTGACCC
- a CDS encoding DUF3285 domain-containing protein — protein MPNLDPVSSPSSPETDLQDTISSASRADNSGVEKSPPPSYVKLAMRNMVRKRGKSLYHFALTTLGLLAVLIGLSYLTR, from the coding sequence ATGCCTAACCTAGACCCAGTTTCATCTCCTAGCTCCCCAGAGACTGACCTACAAGACACCATTAGTAGTGCGAGTCGTGCGGATAACTCTGGTGTAGAGAAATCACCACCTCCAAGCTACGTCAAATTGGCCATGCGAAACATGGTACGAAAGCGGGGAAAATCTCTCTATCACTTCGCGCTTACCACGTTGGGTTTGCTGGCTGTATTGATAGGCTTGTCATACCTCACTCGTTGA